One window from the genome of Halococcus salsus encodes:
- a CDS encoding mechanosensitive ion channel family protein, which produces MTEPLLQPMQASGYLESVIGDIVPAVLAVVAALVILLVGIIIGRIVGGIVKRAIEGIRPSKYTAGTPLERQGNMDNDVAQAVGDLVKYVIYFLALLLALAQVDLPLPGDVLSGITAAALRIVVAAVILIVGFAIGRFVSGIIEDIVDGFGLETYIRDTPLATVARSVGGVGSAIAMVIEYLIYYFALVAAVDQLQFQALSQPLSVFVGQLPLVIAGVLILVVGIYVADIIGDFVANINATRVTDLAGMVVQLFVYYIVVVFALDTAGFDTSVLLNLFNTVVVAFFGALGVALALAVGIGVGWGSKDYVAENIEDWVGSARNSTSDLTEESNNRSGDNFDSPGSTDD; this is translated from the coding sequence ATGACAGAACCACTGCTACAACCGATGCAAGCGTCGGGATACCTCGAGAGCGTTATTGGAGACATCGTTCCAGCCGTTCTCGCAGTTGTCGCTGCGCTCGTCATCCTACTTGTCGGGATTATCATTGGTCGTATCGTCGGCGGCATCGTCAAACGTGCCATCGAAGGAATCCGTCCCTCAAAGTACACCGCAGGGACCCCACTCGAACGACAGGGGAACATGGATAATGACGTCGCTCAAGCAGTCGGCGACCTCGTAAAGTACGTCATCTATTTCCTTGCCCTCCTGCTCGCGCTCGCACAGGTTGATCTCCCACTTCCGGGAGACGTCCTTTCGGGAATTACTGCTGCCGCCCTCCGGATCGTTGTGGCGGCGGTCATCCTGATTGTTGGGTTCGCTATCGGTCGCTTCGTCAGCGGCATCATCGAAGATATCGTCGACGGATTCGGGCTTGAGACATACATTCGAGACACACCGCTAGCCACAGTTGCGCGGTCAGTCGGCGGTGTTGGCAGTGCAATAGCGATGGTCATCGAATATCTGATCTACTACTTCGCGTTGGTCGCAGCCGTAGACCAGCTTCAGTTTCAGGCTCTTTCACAGCCGCTGAGTGTATTCGTTGGCCAACTACCGCTTGTCATTGCAGGAGTGCTCATCCTCGTAGTAGGGATTTATGTGGCTGATATCATCGGTGACTTCGTGGCGAACATCAACGCTACCCGTGTGACCGACCTCGCGGGGATGGTGGTGCAGCTGTTCGTCTACTATATTGTGGTAGTGTTCGCACTCGATACTGCTGGTTTCGACACTTCAGTGCTGCTGAATCTGTTTAACACAGTGGTCGTGGCGTTCTTCGGAGCGCTCGGTGTCGCGCTCGCGCTCGCAGTTGGCATTGGTGTCGGCTGGGGCAGCAAGGACTACGTCGCCGAGAACATCGAGGACTGGGTTGGGAGCGCGCGAAACAGTACATCCGACCTTACTGAAGAGTCCAACAATCGGTCAGGCGATAACTTCGACTCGCCAGGTTCAACTGACGACTAA